A single genomic interval of Hafnia alvei harbors:
- a CDS encoding HK97-gp10 family putative phage morphogenesis protein has protein sequence MDITMQFPSGKDFDRLLSEMEQKVGIKVLRDAGRAALAVVEADMKQHAGYDENSHDEHMRDSIKIRSTSQIKDDRYATVVTLKVGPSKQHHMKALAQEFGTVKQVAKPFIRPALDYNKQQVLKVLAIEIRYALENR, from the coding sequence ATGGATATCACGATGCAATTCCCTTCCGGGAAGGACTTCGATCGCCTGCTGTCTGAGATGGAGCAAAAGGTAGGAATCAAAGTGTTGCGCGACGCGGGGCGGGCGGCGTTGGCCGTGGTTGAGGCCGATATGAAACAGCATGCGGGCTATGACGAAAATAGCCATGATGAACACATGCGCGACAGCATTAAAATCCGCAGCACCAGTCAGATAAAAGACGATCGCTATGCCACGGTGGTCACCCTCAAGGTGGGACCGAGCAAGCAACATCATATGAAAGCGTTGGCGCAGGAGTTCGGCACCGTCAAACAGGTGGCTAAGCCGTTTATTCGTCCTGCACTGGATTACAACAAACAGCAGGTGCTTAAGGTCTTGGCGATAGAAATACGTTACGCCTTAGAAAATCGTTAA
- a CDS encoding phage tail protein → MPDEQIKSPSSFATLPAGTRVLYGPLGSTIDNADLLQNITTLGATGSKGTYIEVTRLIDTEPKYMQDMAEGEDKTFVFLDAPDDDIQEAFIDAADAKQTVLLFIEFPNKRIATQELALNGHSMQAVDSPKGKVLQVEVYAKQNSVKWSKKSSTPESSS, encoded by the coding sequence ATGCCTGATGAACAGATTAAAAGTCCGTCCTCGTTTGCCACGCTGCCTGCCGGTACGCGCGTGCTGTATGGCCCACTGGGGTCAACTATCGATAATGCTGACCTGCTGCAAAACATCACTACGCTAGGTGCGACGGGCAGTAAAGGGACCTATATCGAGGTCACGCGCCTTATCGATACCGAGCCCAAATATATGCAGGACATGGCCGAAGGCGAGGATAAAACCTTTGTCTTTCTTGATGCGCCAGATGATGACATTCAGGAGGCGTTTATTGACGCGGCGGATGCCAAACAAACGGTGCTGCTGTTTATCGAGTTCCCGAACAAACGTATTGCCACCCAAGAGCTGGCACTGAACGGCCACAGTATGCAGGCGGTCGACTCCCCCAAGGGGAAGGTGCTGCAGGTGGAAGTTTACGCGAAGCAAAACAGCGTGAAATGGTCTAAGAAATCCTCAA